Proteins co-encoded in one Nicotiana sylvestris chromosome 7, ASM39365v2, whole genome shotgun sequence genomic window:
- the LOC104248299 gene encoding peroxidase 3-like has translation MAKFGYLGNFLVLCILLGIVGSSHAQLQLNFYSKSCPKAEKIIQDYVQKHIPNTPSLAAALLRLQFHDCFVRGCDGSVLLNFTSSTKKKTEKVAIPNQTLRGFSFIDDVKKIVEAECPGVVSCADIVALVSRDSVVVTGGPYWNVPTGRRDGRISNASEALANIPPPTSNFSSLQTSFASKGLDLKDLVLLSGAHTIGVSHCSSFSTRLYNFTGVLGKQDPSLDSEYAAYLKAKKCKSINDNTTIVEMDPGSSRTFDLSYFKLLLKRKGLFQSDAALTTSATTKSYINQLVQGSLKQFNAEFAKAMEKMGSIEVKTGSAGEIRKQCAFVNN, from the exons ATGGCAAAATTTGGCTATTTGGGTAATTTTCTAGTGTTATGTATTCTACTAGGAATAGTTGGTTCTAGCCATGCTCAGTTACAGCTCAACTTCTATTCCAAGAGCTGTCCAAAAGCAGAGAAGATAATTCAAGATTATGTCCAAAAGCACATCCCAAATACTCCATCTCTTGCAGCTGCCTTACTCAGACTGCAGTTCCACGATTGTTTTGTCAGG GGTTGTGATGGATCTGTGCTTCTGAATTTCACTTCGAGCACGAAAAAAAAGACTGAAAAAGTGGCAATCCCTAATCAAACACTGAGAGGCTTCTCATTCATTGATGACGTGAAGAAAATAGTTGAAGCTGAATGCCCTGGCGTTGTCTCTTGTGCAGATATTGTTGCCTTAGTTTCTAGAGACTCCGTTGTGGTCACA GGAGGCCCTTACTGGAATGTTCCAACTGGTAGAAGAGATGGAAGAATATCTAACGCGTCCGAGGCCTTGGCAAACATCCCTCCTCCAACTAGTAACTTTTCCAGTCTCCAGACATCTTTTGCAAGCAAGGGTCTTGACCTAAAAGACTTGGTCCTATTGTCTG GTGCACATACTATTGGAGTTTCTCATTGCTCGTCATTTTCAACACGTTTATACAATTTTACCGGAGTTTTGGGCAAACAAGATCCATCTCTAGACAGCGAATATGCAGCTTATCTTAAGGCGAAGAAATGCAAATCAATCAATGACAATACCACGATCGTTGAAATGGATCCTGGAAGTTCAAGAACCTTTGATCTTAGCTACTTTAAGCTTTTGCTAAAGAGAAAAGGGTTATTCCAATCTGATGCAGCTTTGACAACAAGTGCGACAACAAAGTCATACATCAACCAGCTAGTACAAGGATCACTCAAACAGTTCAACGCTGAATTTGCCAAGGCCATGGAGAAAATGGGCAGTATTGAAGTCAAGACTGGCTCTGCTGGTGAGATTAGGAAGCAATGTGCATTTGTGAATAATTAA